A window of the Streptomyces griseochromogenes genome harbors these coding sequences:
- the rho gene encoding transcription termination factor Rho: MSDTTDLMGARVEETAAAPATDASAPATGAGSRRRRGTGLEGMVLAELQQVASGLGIRGTARMRKSQLIEVIKEAQAGGGAAPKAEAATETKPKRRATSKARTGEAAAEKKAEKAAEAPAEKAVAQQQIEIPGQPAGGTSRDGGTSRASAAERGAEAERGGDDAPTERRRRRATAEACSPAAGGAETVVAEAKAEPKAETPAQQPQGEARGDAGDGEGRGRRDRRERGRDRDRDRRGKGDEQQGQGGQRQQQGQQQGGGRQDRNAGPQDDDDFEGGRRGRRGRYRDRRGRRGRDEMGVEPQLAEDDVLIPVAGILDILDNYAFIRTSGYLPGPNDVYVSLAQVRKNGLRKGDHITGAVRQPKEGERREKFNALVRLDSVNGMAPEHGRGRPEFNKLTPLYPQDRLRLETDPGVLTTRIIDLVSPIGKGQRGLIVAPPKTGKTMIMQAIANAITHNNPECHLMVVLVDERPEEVTDMQRSVKGEVISSTFDRPAEDHTTVAELAIERAKRLVELGHDVVVLLDSITRLGRAYNLAAPASGRILSGGVDSTALYPPKRFFGAARNIEDGGSLTILATALVDTGSRMDEVIFEEFKGTGNAELKLDRKLADKRIFPAVDVDASGTRKEEILLGNEELAVVWKLRRVLHALDQQQAIELLLDKMKQTKSNVEFLMQIQKTTPTPGNGD; encoded by the coding sequence GTGAGCGACACCACCGATCTGATGGGCGCACGTGTCGAGGAGACCGCTGCCGCGCCCGCCACGGACGCCTCCGCGCCTGCCACCGGTGCCGGCTCCCGGCGGCGCCGCGGTACCGGCCTCGAGGGCATGGTGCTGGCCGAGCTGCAGCAGGTTGCCTCGGGCCTCGGCATCAGGGGCACCGCGCGCATGCGCAAGAGCCAGCTGATCGAGGTCATCAAGGAGGCCCAGGCAGGAGGGGGCGCCGCCCCCAAGGCCGAGGCCGCCACCGAGACCAAGCCCAAGCGCCGGGCCACCTCGAAGGCCCGTACGGGCGAGGCCGCCGCCGAGAAGAAGGCGGAGAAGGCCGCGGAAGCCCCCGCCGAGAAGGCCGTGGCCCAGCAGCAGATCGAGATCCCCGGCCAGCCGGCCGGCGGCACCTCCCGCGACGGAGGCACCTCCCGCGCGAGCGCAGCCGAGCGTGGGGCGGAAGCCGAGCGTGGGGGAGACGACGCCCCGACCGAGCGCCGCCGCCGTCGCGCCACCGCCGAGGCGTGCAGCCCGGCCGCGGGCGGCGCCGAGACCGTTGTCGCCGAGGCCAAGGCCGAGCCCAAGGCCGAGACGCCCGCCCAGCAGCCGCAGGGCGAGGCCCGCGGCGACGCCGGTGACGGCGAGGGCCGTGGCCGCCGCGACCGCCGCGAGCGCGGCCGGGACCGCGACCGCGACCGCCGGGGCAAGGGTGACGAGCAGCAGGGCCAGGGCGGCCAGCGCCAGCAGCAGGGCCAGCAGCAGGGCGGCGGTCGGCAGGACCGCAACGCCGGTCCGCAGGACGACGACGACTTCGAGGGCGGCCGCCGTGGCCGTCGCGGCCGCTACCGCGACCGCCGGGGCCGTCGTGGCCGTGACGAGATGGGTGTCGAGCCGCAGCTCGCCGAGGACGACGTCCTGATCCCCGTCGCGGGCATCCTCGACATCCTCGACAACTACGCGTTCATCCGGACCTCCGGCTACCTGCCCGGTCCGAACGACGTGTACGTCTCCCTCGCCCAGGTCCGCAAGAACGGTCTGCGCAAGGGTGACCACATCACCGGTGCGGTCCGCCAGCCCAAGGAAGGCGAGCGGCGCGAGAAGTTCAACGCGCTGGTCCGCCTGGACTCCGTCAACGGCATGGCGCCCGAACACGGCCGTGGCCGCCCGGAGTTCAACAAGCTGACCCCGCTCTACCCGCAGGACCGCCTCCGCCTGGAGACGGACCCGGGCGTGCTGACCACCCGCATCATCGACCTCGTGTCGCCGATCGGTAAGGGCCAGCGCGGTCTGATCGTGGCCCCGCCGAAGACCGGCAAGACCATGATCATGCAGGCGATCGCCAACGCGATCACGCACAACAACCCCGAGTGCCACCTGATGGTCGTCCTGGTCGACGAGCGTCCGGAAGAGGTCACCGACATGCAGCGGTCGGTCAAGGGCGAGGTCATCTCCTCGACCTTCGACCGTCCGGCCGAGGACCACACCACGGTCGCCGAGCTCGCCATCGAGCGCGCCAAGCGTCTGGTGGAGCTGGGCCACGACGTCGTCGTGCTGCTCGACTCGATCACGCGTCTGGGCCGTGCGTACAACCTGGCCGCGCCGGCCTCCGGCCGCATCCTGTCCGGTGGTGTCGACTCGACCGCCCTGTACCCGCCGAAGCGCTTCTTCGGTGCGGCCCGCAACATCGAGGACGGCGGCTCGCTGACCATCCTCGCCACCGCGCTGGTGGACACCGGGTCCCGCATGGACGAGGTGATCTTCGAGGAGTTCAAGGGCACCGGCAACGCCGAACTCAAGCTCGACCGGAAGCTCGCCGACAAGCGCATCTTCCCGGCGGTGGACGTGGACGCGTCCGGCACCCGTAAGGAAGAGATCCTGCTCGGCAACGAGGAGCTGGCCGTCGTCTGGAAGCTGCGTCGTGTGCTGCACGCGCTGGACCAGCAGCAGGCCATCGAGCTGCTCCTCGACAAGATGAAGCAGACCAAGTCGAACGTCGAGTTCCTCATGCAGATCCAGAAGACGACGCCGACTCCGGGCAACGGTGACTGA
- a CDS encoding carbonic anhydrase, with amino-acid sequence MFKYESHLGADSPCRITQGVDLHDHDVPPSRVAWEAAAGQDWRQLQVAVGVTGGPGSEREGATVTVIDTDELAKRNARFADGGSFADLKLMPIGSLTVIGCVDPRVDPSDVFGLKPGEAAVIRNVGGRVTPTTLRTLEMLSKVVQARTGGPRPGDVHYAVLHHTDCGITDLTAFPELLADYFGVPAGDLDAKAVTDPVAAVRVDAEILKQRLPAGVFVSGLVYDVATGLIDVVVPSARVEA; translated from the coding sequence GTGTTCAAGTACGAATCGCACCTTGGCGCCGACTCGCCGTGTCGCATCACGCAAGGCGTTGACCTGCATGATCACGATGTGCCGCCAAGTCGAGTGGCATGGGAGGCAGCGGCGGGCCAAGATTGGCGGCAACTGCAGGTCGCCGTCGGCGTCACCGGGGGTCCGGGCTCAGAGCGAGAAGGGGCTACCGTCACAGTGATCGACACGGACGAGCTAGCCAAGCGGAACGCCAGGTTCGCCGACGGCGGATCATTCGCCGACCTGAAGCTCATGCCCATTGGCAGTCTGACGGTCATCGGATGCGTCGACCCTCGTGTCGACCCGTCCGACGTGTTCGGGCTCAAGCCCGGCGAGGCAGCGGTGATCCGCAACGTCGGGGGGCGGGTCACGCCCACGACACTCCGGACGCTGGAGATGCTCTCGAAGGTCGTCCAGGCCCGCACGGGCGGCCCTCGCCCGGGCGACGTCCACTATGCGGTCCTGCACCACACCGACTGCGGGATCACGGACCTCACAGCGTTCCCCGAGCTGCTGGCCGATTACTTCGGGGTTCCGGCCGGAGACCTGGACGCCAAGGCGGTCACCGACCCGGTCGCCGCCGTCCGCGTCGACGCCGAAATCCTCAAGCAGAGGCTTCCGGCCGGAGTCTTCGTCTCAGGGCTCGTGTACGACGTGGCCACCGGGCTCATCGACGTCGTCGTCCCGTCCGCGCGAGTGGAAGCATGA
- the nrtL gene encoding ArgS-related anticodon-binding protein NrtL — protein MTPVELSRTVLCAVRCAVEQGELSVTVPERVVVGVPGAGGCGDYATGVALQLAGPAGRTPRQVAEILRAHLVRAEGVRDVVVTGPGFLNISLEEQGDLVAGLVGDIRERGAAYGCGDALAGQVVVLRVPYEARAEVVADAVVRIVATQGGRGEVEHGEPVNLRPVPAPEDPAPLGADAAQWALLHPAAHDRPRITADHLVQRESNPLFRVRYAHARVRALTRNARRLGFGGEPGPVAVHEEVRELLTALADHPRILTAAATHRAPDRLARHLVTVADAVLPLLPSVLPRGEEKPSAAHRARLALAEAAGTVLAGGLSLLGIDAPEHL, from the coding sequence GTGACCCCCGTTGAGCTCTCCCGTACCGTGCTGTGCGCGGTGCGGTGTGCTGTTGAGCAGGGGGAGCTGAGTGTGACCGTGCCGGAGCGGGTTGTGGTGGGGGTGCCGGGGGCCGGGGGGTGCGGGGACTACGCCACCGGTGTCGCGCTGCAGCTCGCCGGGCCGGCCGGCCGGACGCCGCGGCAGGTGGCCGAGATTCTGCGGGCGCATCTCGTGCGTGCCGAGGGGGTCCGGGACGTCGTCGTCACCGGGCCCGGGTTTCTCAACATCAGCCTCGAGGAACAGGGCGACCTCGTCGCCGGCCTGGTGGGGGACATCCGTGAGCGCGGTGCCGCGTACGGATGCGGTGACGCGCTCGCGGGGCAGGTCGTGGTGTTGCGCGTGCCCTACGAGGCGCGCGCCGAGGTCGTCGCCGATGCCGTCGTGCGGATCGTCGCGACCCAGGGCGGTCGCGGTGAGGTCGAGCACGGTGAGCCCGTGAACCTGCGGCCCGTTCCGGCGCCGGAGGACCCCGCGCCGCTCGGCGCCGACGCCGCCCAGTGGGCCCTGCTGCACCCCGCCGCGCACGACCGGCCCCGGATCACCGCCGATCACCTCGTGCAGCGGGAGAGCAATCCGCTGTTCCGGGTGCGGTACGCCCACGCCCGTGTCCGGGCACTGACCCGCAACGCCCGGCGCCTCGGGTTCGGCGGCGAACCCGGGCCCGTGGCCGTGCACGAAGAGGTGCGTGAGCTGCTCACCGCCCTCGCCGACCACCCCCGTATCCTCACCGCGGCCGCCACCCATCGCGCCCCGGACCGGCTTGCCCGGCATCTCGTCACCGTCGCCGATGCCGTCCTGCCGCTGCTGCCCTCCGTGCTTCCGCGCGGCGAGGAGAAACCCTCGGCCGCCCACCGCGCCCGGCTGGCCCTCGCCGAAGCCGCCGGGACGGTGCTGGCCGGTGGCCTGTCCCTGCTCGGCATCGACGCACCCGAACACCTCTGA
- the thrC gene encoding threonine synthase, with translation MTHQWRGIIEEYRDRLPVSDTTPVVTLREGGTPLVPAQVLSERTGCEVHLKVEGANPTGSFKDRGMTVAISKAKEAGAKAVICASTGNTSASAAAYAVRAGMVSAVLVPQGKIALGKMGQALVHGAKILQVDGNFDDCLTLARALSENYPVALVNSVNPARIEGQKTASFEIVDMLGDAPDIHILPVGNAGNITAYWKGYKEYAADGVATRTPRMWGFQASGSAPIVRGEVVKDPSTIATAIRIGNPASWKYALAARDESGGVIDEVTDREILRAYRLLAAQEGVFVEPASAASVAGLLKAAEQGKVDPGQKIVCTVTGNGLKDPDWAVAGAPQPVTVPVDAATAAERLGLA, from the coding sequence ATGACCCACCAGTGGCGCGGAATCATCGAGGAGTACCGGGACAGGCTGCCGGTATCCGACACCACTCCGGTCGTGACGCTCCGCGAGGGCGGCACCCCCCTCGTGCCCGCGCAGGTGCTCTCCGAGCGCACCGGCTGCGAGGTCCACCTCAAGGTCGAGGGCGCGAACCCGACGGGGTCCTTCAAGGACCGCGGCATGACCGTGGCCATCTCCAAGGCCAAGGAGGCGGGGGCGAAGGCCGTCATCTGCGCCTCCACCGGCAACACCTCCGCCTCCGCCGCCGCGTACGCGGTGCGGGCCGGCATGGTCTCGGCCGTCCTCGTGCCGCAGGGCAAGATCGCGCTCGGCAAGATGGGCCAGGCGCTCGTGCACGGCGCGAAGATCCTCCAGGTCGACGGCAACTTCGACGACTGCCTCACGCTCGCCCGCGCGCTGAGCGAGAACTACCCGGTGGCGCTGGTCAATTCGGTCAACCCGGCGCGCATCGAGGGCCAGAAGACGGCCTCCTTCGAGATCGTGGACATGCTCGGCGACGCCCCCGACATCCACATCCTCCCGGTCGGCAACGCGGGCAACATCACCGCCTACTGGAAGGGCTACAAGGAGTACGCCGCCGACGGCGTCGCCACCAGGACCCCCCGTATGTGGGGCTTCCAGGCCTCCGGCAGCGCCCCGATCGTGCGCGGCGAGGTGGTCAAGGACCCCTCGACCATCGCCACCGCGATCCGCATCGGCAACCCGGCCTCCTGGAAGTACGCGCTGGCCGCGCGGGACGAGTCCGGCGGTGTCATCGACGAGGTGACGGACCGTGAAATCCTGCGCGCCTACCGGCTGTTGGCCGCGCAGGAGGGCGTCTTCGTGGAGCCCGCCTCCGCCGCCTCCGTGGCCGGTCTGCTGAAGGCCGCCGAGCAGGGCAAGGTGGACCCGGGCCAGAAGATCGTGTGCACGGTCACCGGCAACGGTCTGAAGGACCCCGACTGGGCCGTGGCCGGCGCCCCGCAGCCGGTCACCGTCCCGGTCGACGCGGCCACCGCGGCCGAGCGCCTCGGCCTGGCCTGA
- a CDS encoding MBL fold metallo-hydrolase, with the protein MCDDHGHSVAEAAWSAPRAAEGPAVDPVTLPDVDEVRVTTMVDNTFDALLASAEGVTRAPMGAGRTAARQFAGGEALAGLRAEHGFSALVTVQSGNASSTLLFDTGASPDGLAVNAERLGIDVGDLQGVVLSHGHFDHAGGFDGLARLRGRSGLPLTVHPAVWTRRRLALPAGQALEMPTLSRGALEREGFEVIERRQPSLLAGGILITGEVDRVTEFEHGMPKAHQAWDGNGWRHDPAVIDDQALVINVRGRGLVIITGCGHAGVVNIIRHAMRLTGVSKLLALIGGFHLSGPAFEPVIGPTVAALTELAPELIVPGHCTGWRAQHTLAAALPDAWVQTSVGTTVTLTAPQAGHA; encoded by the coding sequence ATGTGCGACGATCACGGGCACTCGGTGGCCGAGGCGGCGTGGTCAGCGCCTCGCGCCGCGGAGGGACCGGCTGTTGACCCGGTGACGCTGCCCGACGTCGACGAGGTCAGGGTCACGACGATGGTCGACAACACCTTCGACGCCCTGCTGGCCTCTGCCGAAGGCGTCACCCGGGCGCCGATGGGCGCCGGGCGGACCGCCGCGCGGCAGTTCGCCGGCGGCGAGGCCCTCGCGGGGCTGCGTGCCGAGCACGGCTTCTCCGCCCTGGTCACTGTCCAAAGCGGGAACGCGAGCAGCACGCTGCTGTTCGATACCGGCGCGTCGCCGGACGGGCTGGCGGTGAACGCCGAGCGTCTTGGCATCGATGTCGGCGACCTGCAGGGCGTCGTGCTCAGCCACGGACACTTCGACCACGCGGGCGGCTTCGACGGCCTGGCCCGGCTGCGCGGGCGCTCTGGCCTTCCGCTGACCGTCCACCCCGCGGTCTGGACGCGCCGCCGCCTGGCACTACCCGCCGGCCAGGCTCTGGAGATGCCCACGCTGTCACGGGGTGCCCTGGAACGCGAAGGGTTCGAGGTGATCGAGCGGCGGCAGCCGTCGCTGCTGGCCGGCGGCATCCTGATCACCGGCGAGGTGGACCGTGTCACCGAGTTCGAGCACGGCATGCCGAAGGCACACCAAGCCTGGGACGGGAACGGCTGGCGACACGACCCCGCCGTCATCGACGACCAGGCACTCGTCATCAACGTGCGCGGCCGGGGGCTTGTCATCATCACCGGGTGCGGCCACGCCGGAGTGGTCAACATCATCCGCCACGCCATGAGACTGACCGGCGTCAGCAAACTGCTGGCCCTCATCGGCGGCTTCCACCTGAGCGGCCCCGCCTTCGAGCCGGTCATCGGCCCGACGGTGGCCGCGCTCACCGAACTCGCACCCGAGCTGATCGTCCCCGGTCACTGCACCGGCTGGCGCGCCCAGCACACCCTCGCCGCAGCCCTCCCGGACGCATGGGTGCAGACCAGCGTCGGAACCACCGTCACGCTCACCGCCCCACAGGCGGGTCATGCCTGA
- a CDS encoding homoserine dehydrogenase, with translation MMRTRPLKVALLGCGVVGSEVARIMTTHADDLAARIGAPVELAGVAVRRPSKVREGIPAELVTTDATALVKRGDIDVVVEVIGGIEPARTLITTAFEHGASVVSANKALLAQDGAALHAAAEEHGKDLYYEAAVAGAIPLIRPLRESLAGDKVNRVLGIVNGTTNFILDKMDSTGAGYQEALDEATALGYAEADPTADVEGFDAAAKAAILAGIAFHTRVRLDDVYREGMTEVTAADFRSAKEMGCTIKLLAICERSKDGASVTARVHPAMIPLTHPLASVRGAYNAVFVESDAAGQLMFYGPGAGGAPTASAVLGDLVAVCRNRLNGATGPGESAYAALTVSPMGDVITRYHISLDVADKPGVLAQVATVFAEHGVSIDTVRQQGKDGEASLVVVTHRASDASLTGTVEALRKLDTVRGVASIMRVEGE, from the coding sequence ATGATGCGTACGCGTCCGCTGAAGGTGGCGCTGCTGGGCTGTGGAGTGGTCGGCTCAGAGGTGGCGCGCATCATGACGACGCACGCCGACGACCTCGCCGCCAGGATCGGGGCCCCGGTGGAGCTGGCGGGGGTCGCCGTACGGCGGCCTTCCAAGGTGCGTGAGGGCATTCCCGCGGAACTCGTCACCACCGACGCCACCGCCCTCGTCAAACGCGGTGACATCGACGTCGTGGTGGAGGTCATCGGCGGGATCGAGCCCGCCCGGACCCTCATCACCACCGCCTTCGAGCACGGCGCCTCCGTCGTCTCCGCCAACAAGGCGCTGCTCGCCCAGGACGGTGCGGCCCTGCACGCGGCGGCGGAGGAGCACGGCAAGGACCTCTACTACGAGGCCGCCGTCGCCGGTGCCATCCCGCTGATCCGGCCGCTGCGCGAATCGCTCGCCGGTGACAAGGTCAACCGGGTGCTCGGCATCGTCAACGGCACCACGAACTTCATCCTCGACAAGATGGACAGCACGGGGGCGGGCTACCAGGAGGCCCTCGACGAGGCCACCGCCCTCGGGTACGCGGAGGCCGACCCGACCGCCGACGTCGAGGGGTTCGACGCCGCCGCCAAGGCCGCCATCCTCGCCGGCATCGCCTTCCACACGCGGGTGCGCCTGGACGACGTCTACCGCGAGGGCATGACCGAGGTCACCGCCGCCGACTTCCGCTCGGCCAAGGAGATGGGCTGCACCATCAAGCTGCTCGCCATCTGCGAGCGCTCCAAGGACGGCGCGTCGGTCACCGCGCGTGTGCACCCCGCCATGATTCCGCTGACCCACCCGCTCGCCTCCGTGCGCGGCGCGTACAACGCCGTCTTCGTGGAGTCCGACGCGGCCGGACAGCTCATGTTCTACGGCCCGGGCGCCGGCGGTGCGCCCACGGCCTCCGCGGTCCTCGGCGACCTGGTCGCCGTCTGCCGCAACCGGCTCAACGGCGCAACGGGGCCCGGTGAGTCGGCGTACGCAGCCCTGACCGTCTCGCCGATGGGTGACGTCATCACGCGTTACCACATCAGCCTTGACGTCGCGGACAAACCGGGCGTACTCGCCCAGGTCGCGACTGTCTTCGCCGAGCACGGGGTGTCGATCGATACCGTTCGGCAGCAGGGCAAGGACGGCGAGGCCTCCCTCGTCGTCGTCACCCACCGCGCGTCCGACGCATCCCTCACCGGGACCGTCGAGGCGCTGCGCAAGCTCGACACCGTGCGGGGTGTCGCCAGCATCATGCGGGTTGAAGGAGAGTAA
- the lysA gene encoding diaminopimelate decarboxylase, protein MSRSAHPAGPRHADVLPEGHYAAPPTDLNTLDPKIWAHTVGRNADGVLTVGGITATRLAEEFGTPAYILDEADFRARARAWRTAFGTDADVFYAGKAFLSRAVVRWLYEEGLNLDVCSGGELATALSAGMPAERIALHGNNKSVQEITRAIEAGVGRIVLDSFQEIVRVAHIAQSLGKRQKVQIRITVGVEAHTHEFIATAHEDQKFGIPLAGGQAAEAVRRALQLDGLELIGIHSHIGSQIFDMSGFEVAAHRVVGLLKDIRDEHGVELPEIDLGGGLGIAYTSDDDPREPHEIAKALTEIVSRECDAARLRTPRISVEPGRAIVGPTAFTLYEVGTVKPLDGLRTYVSVDGGMSDNIRTALYDAEYSVALVSRASDAGPVLARVVGKHCESGDIVVKDAFLPADLAPGDLIAVPATGAYCRSMASNYNHVPRPPVVAVQDGEARVIVRRETEEDLLRLDVG, encoded by the coding sequence ATGAGCCGTTCCGCGCATCCCGCCGGACCCCGTCACGCCGACGTCCTTCCGGAGGGGCACTACGCCGCTCCGCCCACCGACCTCAACACCCTCGACCCGAAGATCTGGGCGCACACCGTCGGCCGGAACGCCGACGGTGTCCTCACCGTCGGCGGGATCACCGCGACCCGGCTCGCCGAGGAGTTCGGCACCCCCGCCTACATCCTCGACGAGGCCGACTTCCGCGCCCGGGCGCGCGCCTGGCGCACCGCCTTCGGCACGGACGCCGACGTGTTCTACGCCGGGAAGGCGTTCCTCTCGCGTGCCGTCGTGCGGTGGCTGTACGAGGAGGGGCTCAATCTGGATGTCTGCTCGGGTGGGGAGCTGGCCACCGCGCTGTCCGCCGGCATGCCCGCCGAGCGCATCGCCCTGCACGGCAACAACAAGTCCGTCCAGGAGATCACCCGGGCCATAGAGGCCGGTGTCGGGCGGATCGTGCTCGATTCGTTCCAGGAGATCGTGCGGGTCGCGCACATCGCCCAGTCCCTCGGCAAGCGGCAGAAGGTCCAGATCCGGATCACCGTCGGCGTCGAGGCCCATACGCACGAGTTCATCGCCACCGCCCACGAGGACCAGAAGTTCGGGATCCCGCTGGCCGGCGGGCAGGCCGCCGAGGCCGTACGGCGGGCCCTCCAGCTCGACGGGCTCGAACTGATCGGGATCCACTCCCACATCGGGTCGCAGATCTTCGACATGTCCGGGTTCGAGGTCGCCGCGCACCGGGTCGTCGGGCTGCTCAAGGACATCCGGGACGAGCACGGGGTCGAGCTGCCCGAGATCGACCTCGGCGGCGGGCTCGGTATCGCCTACACCAGTGACGACGATCCGCGCGAGCCGCACGAGATCGCCAAGGCACTGACCGAGATCGTCAGCCGTGAGTGCGACGCCGCCAGGCTGCGCACGCCGCGGATCTCGGTCGAGCCCGGGCGCGCCATCGTCGGGCCCACCGCCTTCACCCTCTACGAGGTCGGCACCGTCAAGCCCCTCGACGGGCTGCGGACGTACGTCTCCGTGGACGGCGGCATGTCCGACAACATCCGGACCGCCCTCTACGACGCCGAGTACAGCGTCGCCCTCGTCTCCCGCGCCTCCGACGCCGGGCCGGTGCTCGCCCGCGTCGTCGGCAAGCACTGCGAGAGCGGGGACATCGTGGTGAAGGACGCCTTCCTGCCGGCCGATCTGGCACCCGGTGACCTGATCGCCGTACCGGCCACCGGCGCCTACTGCCGGTCCATGGCCAGCAACTACAACCATGTGCCGCGGCCGCCCGTGGTCGCCGTGCAGGACGGCGAGGCCCGGGTGATCGTCCGCCGTGAGACGGAGGAGGATCTCCTGCGTCTCGACGTCGGCTGA
- the thrB gene encoding homoserine kinase: MAGPAFRAAAVRVRVPATSANLGPGFDALGLALGLYDDVVVRVADSGLHIDIAGEGSETLPRDESHLLVRSLRTAFDLLGGQPRGLEIVCANRIPHGRGLGSSSAAICAGIVAARAVTIGGEARLDDAALLELATEIEGHPDNVAACLLGGFTLSWMEAGAARAIRMEPNDSIVPVVFVPGKPVLTETARGLLPRTVPHVDAAANAGRAALLVEALTRRPELLLPATEDRLHQEYRAPAMPESIALVERLRADGVPAVISGAGPTVMALADAGTADKVEALAGADWAANRLSLDVQGASVLPLAT, from the coding sequence ATGGCCGGTCCAGCGTTCCGCGCCGCCGCCGTCCGGGTGCGCGTTCCCGCCACCAGCGCCAATCTCGGCCCGGGCTTCGACGCCCTGGGCCTCGCGCTGGGGCTCTACGACGACGTGGTCGTCCGGGTGGCCGATTCCGGGCTGCACATCGACATCGCGGGTGAGGGCAGCGAGACCCTTCCCCGGGACGAGAGCCATCTGCTCGTCCGCTCCCTGCGCACCGCCTTCGATCTGCTGGGCGGGCAGCCCCGTGGCCTGGAAATCGTCTGCGCCAACCGCATTCCGCACGGCCGCGGCCTGGGTTCCTCGTCCGCCGCCATCTGCGCGGGCATCGTCGCCGCGCGCGCGGTGACCATAGGCGGGGAGGCCAGACTGGACGACGCCGCCCTCCTTGAACTGGCCACCGAGATCGAGGGTCATCCGGACAATGTGGCGGCCTGTCTGCTCGGCGGCTTCACCCTGTCCTGGATGGAGGCCGGCGCCGCCCGGGCGATCAGGATGGAGCCGAACGATTCCATCGTTCCGGTGGTTTTCGTGCCCGGAAAGCCGGTCCTGACCGAGACCGCGCGCGGCCTGCTCCCGCGCACCGTGCCGCACGTCGACGCCGCCGCCAACGCGGGCCGCGCGGCCCTGCTCGTCGAGGCCCTCACCCGGCGCCCCGAGCTGCTGCTGCCCGCCACCGAGGACCGCCTCCACCAGGAGTACCGCGCCCCGGCGATGCCGGAGAGCATCGCGCTGGTGGAGCGGCTGCGGGCCGACGGGGTCCCGGCCGTCATCTCGGGCGCCGGACCCACCGTCATGGCCCTGGCCGACGCCGGCACCGCCGACAAGGTGGAGGCCCTGGCCGGCGCCGACTGGGCCGCCAACCGGCTGAGCCTGGACGTCCAGGGAGCGAGCGTGCTGCCGCTTGCGACCTGA